The Rosa chinensis cultivar Old Blush chromosome 7, RchiOBHm-V2, whole genome shotgun sequence DNA segment gaaatttcatatttttcCATTGTAGCAGGCGTGAActgttttcattattttggttCCCCGATCTGAAACCGTTGACCCGGGTTTCATCTCGTCTGCTAGAAGTGAAACTTGGGTTGATCCGGATCTGGTATATTTAAgtttcttgataaaaaaaaataaaataaaaagagccAATGTTGATAGAAAACAGGGTGCGTCCTACAAGGcaacaacttcttttttttttaggatttaGGTTAGAGTTGATTTCCTTAGATAACCAAGTGATAAAATAGGTCAGAGCCTAATATGTACTTACACAAAAAATCCAGCAAAGATAGGTAGCTAACACTAAACTCATTAGAGTTTAAAGGGACGTTTGCTGGAAAGTAAGCCGAACCAAACAAGAACAACCTTGCTTCTTAAGGAAAAATTATTCATCTTGTCTAATCTGTCAGCACTTAATTGTAgtacaaaaaacaaataaaagtatCTTAGAAAAGCTCATAAAGATTACTCCAACTTAAAAGGCTTGTAACCAGATGTCTAAAAGCATAGAGACTGATTGAGAAAGCACTAGTTCCTTCCCCATAGGGTTGGAACCATCACCGTTCTCAGCCTCTTCAGCAGCCAAAAAACTCGACATCAGGTTGGTCTTCCTGCTCTTGCTTGCAGTCTTCTTACCCGAATCAGTATCACTTTTTACTTTCTTACCTTCTCCTACCATGCCATAAGGTAGTTTATTCACACTTCCCATAGGGTGGCCTCTCTTCCTCTTAGGTTGCTCAACTATGAATGATAAACCATTATAATTTGCATAGTAGCCCAATCCCATCTTAATAGCTAGCAGCTCAATATGCAGGGgagcaaaaataaaaaaatccaaGCATAAAAGGCAGCAACACAGTTCCCCCCTCTAGTTTCTGATCACTCCACTAGCTTCTCCATAGTTGAACGAATTGGACAAAAAATACGTCCACATTTAGTTTCACAAAATCGTCCTCAGGATGAGTCCAAAACTTCACTcattttttaacaacttttgtTGTACTGCTGGCACAAACATTGGCCTGCAAATACTCTTCATATCATCCCAAGCCATATATAGCAACTCACATTATTACAGATGCAAGTTTCTCCTTATTGTTCCATAATTTCTCATTCCGATTTTTCCAAATACTCCATAAGAGCACCAAGAATCGTATTCAAAGTTACTTACAGACAAAGAATGAACCTGTTTCGGCGGCCATTCTTTAAATATAAAGGTATGAATAATTGGAACTTTAGACAAAAAGGGTAGTCCACCAGAATAGTCATTGTTGTAGGGAAGTCATACAAAACATGAGTTTCATAAGCATTTGTAAAAAATTAAGTTTTAATGTTGTGCTTCTAGGTAAGTCGTCTTACTCCAACCACTCCAAAAAATGTTTTCTATGACAGACCACTCAAATAATTAATAGTGGTGATAGTAAAAAAGTgacttttaaattgtttagaaaataaaaagaaaaagtgaatttAAAACGTTGAGTTGATTGTCGAAAGGAGAGAGGGAACAAAATATAATTTGTCAAATTACAAAACAGTCCATTTACCCTAAACTGCAAGTCGAGCTTAGGCCTTAGGGGGGTAGATATGTAATTGTAGTAACTCCACTCTATATAAATTATAACACCACCCCGGCAACCATCCAGTCACGTAACTCTACTACTAGTGCTAAAGCTCCGCACAATGACACAGCCCACACCTGTACCGCTGCAGAAGCTCCACGGCAAGGTGGCCATAGTCACCGGCGCCGCAAGCGGTATCGGAGCAGTCACGGCGCGTCACTTTGCAGACCACGGCGCTCTCGCAGTCGTGATCGCTGACGTCCAAGACGCCAAGGGCCGAGAAGTGGCTGCATCCATCGGCTCCCACCGCTGCACCTACGTCCACTGTGACGTCACCAACGAGGATCAGGTCAAGTCCCTGGTCGAGTTCACGGTCAACCACTACGGCAGCCTCGACGTCATGTACAGCAACGCTGGGATAACCAGCACGACGGCGCAGACTGTGCTGGAGCTCGACCTGTCCGGGTACGACAGGGTGATGGCGGTGAACGCGCGCGGGATGGCGGCGTGTGTGAAGCATGCGGCGGGTGCGATGGTGGAGAAGGGGGTGAAGGGGAGCATAGTGTGCACGGCGAGCTTCGTGGCGGACTGCGGGACGGAGAGCTTGACGGACTACACGATGTCCAAGCACGCGGTGTTGGGGCTGGTGAGGTCGGCGAGCGTGCAGCTGGCGCCGCGTGGTGTGCGCGTGAACTGTGTGTCGCCGGGTATGGTGGCGACGCAGCTGATGTGCGACATATTGAAGATTAGTGCGGAAGAGCTGCGGGAGACGATGGCGGCTGTTTATTCGGGAAGGGATGAACCGCTGACGGAGAAGCACGTGGCGGATGCGGTGGTGTTTTTGGCTTGTGAGGACTCGGCGTTCGTCACCGGCCATAATTTGGTGGTTGATGGTGGACTCGGCACCAAGTCCATAGCTGTATTGAAACAATGATGATGATGCAGAACTCTGATTTGTCGCAACAGTAGCAAAGTACTAATGTTATGAGCTGATCTGAGCtcatgccttttttttttcttttttttgtgtgtgtgtggtctGACTCAATAAGTCAACTAGTGAATAAACATTGTACGTTCTGggttcttaatttcttatgatTCTCTctctaactcttttttttttcggtgagctgtttgtttttctttttctcttccaaCCCTAAATACTTGGTTTTCCTTTACTTAGTTACTCAACAGTATTACACTTGTTTGGGAGACTAGGGCCATTCTTCTTAATTTGATTACTTTCAGCAGCAACTGTTTCTCGATCCTCGCTGAAGCGTGATGCATTTCCACTCAATATCTTGATCAACTGAAATTCCATTACTACTTTACAACCACATTCAAAAGAAATTCCAATCATCAATTCGACTTACTCTAAAAACTTTTCCAAAATCAATGCCTACTACACGAACACTAAAATCACAAAATAGATAACAGATCCAGAACAAAAAACAATAGTAATTtcttatagtttttttttttttttttgaataaaaggtTTGGTGCTGCTACCCTCAAGCCTAGATTAATGAAAATGTCAAATACAAGGGGGgatattgagcctaaacccctgataaCAATAAACATATAGAGGACATCTCGAAATGATATCAAAAGTCTCTATAAAAAATATGTAATGTGAGCCAATTAAGAcaagattaatttttttaatttttcgaTAAGTGATAACAACACTCAGGGAATTTTTCAGAAAGTTTTACATAAGTGAATCTTCAATTTGTTGACTCGAGTGTAACGAACGCGTCACGATGAGTTCGTGATAATTTTTATgaaactttttttgttttcggACACTCAAGCTATCTGTGATGAAGTTCGGAAGTCGAGAAATAAAGAAATTAATTTAACAAATGGAAAATGAGTCGGTGCAATATGAGCCATTGATTGTAGCCACCGACTGATCTGGAGCGTCCACTCTAATTGAATTTTGGGCTATATAGCCGGGTCAACTTGCGAAGAACCCAAAACTCTCGAGACTTCGACCTATTTGTTAAACCCAAGCCTGGGACGGAACCCCTCTTCCAATTC contains these protein-coding regions:
- the LOC112179554 gene encoding (-)-isopiperitenol/(-)-carveol dehydrogenase, mitochondrial; this encodes MTQPTPVPLQKLHGKVAIVTGAASGIGAVTARHFADHGALAVVIADVQDAKGREVAASIGSHRCTYVHCDVTNEDQVKSLVEFTVNHYGSLDVMYSNAGITSTTAQTVLELDLSGYDRVMAVNARGMAACVKHAAGAMVEKGVKGSIVCTASFVADCGTESLTDYTMSKHAVLGLVRSASVQLAPRGVRVNCVSPGMVATQLMCDILKISAEELRETMAAVYSGRDEPLTEKHVADAVVFLACEDSAFVTGHNLVVDGGLGTKSIAVLKQ